One region of Chlamydia psittaci 6BC genomic DNA includes:
- the mgtE gene encoding magnesium transporter codes for MDSKTSHLDDELSFKLEKAFTCLSTDIHSHDLSKIVSEYNPIDLAYAVSCLPPDSRAILYKNLSCIASRVAFIINTDSASRWAIFRKLTDIEVCALIDQMPPDEAVWVLDDIPDRRYRRILELIDSKKALKIRDLQKHGRNTAGRLMTNEFFAFLMETTVKDVSACIRNNPGIDLTRLVFVLDFKGELQGVVTDRSLIINPPEISLKQIMSQVEHKVLPDATREEVVDLVERYKIAALPVVDEENFLIGAITYEDVVEAIEDIADETIARMAGTTEDVGYHSCHVVQRFLLRAPWLLVTLCAGLVSASVMAYFQKIAPSLLALVIFFIPLINGMSGNVGVQCSTILVRSMATGTLSFGRRRETIFKEMSIGLLTGVALGILCGIVVYLMGFIGMNLFSGGGLQLGVTVAAGVLGASLTATTLGVLSPFFFVKLGVDPALASGPIVTALNDIMSMVIFFLITGFLNFCFFS; via the coding sequence ATGGATTCAAAAACTAGCCATTTGGATGATGAGCTAAGTTTTAAGTTAGAGAAAGCGTTTACCTGTTTATCTACTGATATACATTCCCACGATCTTTCCAAGATTGTTAGTGAATATAATCCTATAGACTTAGCTTATGCTGTTTCTTGTTTGCCACCAGATTCACGTGCTATTCTTTATAAAAATCTCTCATGTATAGCTTCTCGAGTTGCTTTTATTATTAATACGGATTCTGCTTCTCGTTGGGCTATTTTTCGTAAATTGACTGATATAGAAGTATGTGCATTGATTGATCAGATGCCTCCAGATGAGGCTGTATGGGTATTAGATGATATTCCTGATCGACGGTACCGTAGAATTTTAGAATTGATAGATTCTAAAAAAGCATTAAAAATTCGTGATTTACAAAAGCATGGTCGGAATACAGCAGGGCGGCTCATGACGAATGAGTTTTTTGCTTTTTTGATGGAAACGACCGTAAAAGATGTTTCCGCTTGTATTAGAAATAATCCGGGAATAGATTTAACCCGGCTGGTGTTTGTTTTAGATTTTAAAGGAGAGCTTCAAGGTGTAGTTACCGATAGAAGTCTAATCATTAATCCTCCTGAAATCTCTTTAAAGCAGATCATGAGCCAAGTAGAGCATAAAGTCTTACCTGATGCGACTCGAGAAGAAGTTGTTGATTTAGTAGAACGTTATAAAATTGCTGCTTTACCGGTTGTTGACGAAGAGAATTTTTTAATAGGCGCGATTACATACGAAGATGTTGTAGAGGCTATTGAAGATATCGCCGATGAAACTATAGCTCGCATGGCGGGAACAACAGAAGATGTAGGGTATCATAGTTGTCATGTTGTTCAGAGGTTTTTACTAAGAGCTCCTTGGTTATTAGTTACTCTTTGTGCTGGACTAGTCAGTGCTTCAGTGATGGCTTATTTTCAAAAGATTGCCCCATCACTGCTAGCTCTCGTGATTTTCTTTATTCCTTTAATTAATGGAATGTCAGGGAACGTTGGTGTTCAATGTAGTACGATTTTAGTGCGTAGTATGGCTACAGGGACTCTTTCATTTGGAAGACGTAGAGAAACCATATTTAAAGAGATGAGTATTGGTTTATTAACTGGAGTTGCTTTAGGAATTCTTTGTGGGATTGTTGTTTATCTTATGGGATTCATAGGGATGAATCTTTTTTCAGGAGGAGGATTACAGCTTGGGGTTACTGTAGCAGCAGGTGTTTTAGGAGCATCATTAACAGCGACTACTTTAGGCGTTCTTTCCCCATTTTTCTTTGTGAAATTAGGTGTAGACCCAGCTTTAGCTTCAGGACCTATTGTCACGGCATTAAACGATATTATGTCTATGGTGATATTCTTCTTAATAACAGGTTTCTTGAACTTTTGTTTTTTCAGTTAA
- a CDS encoding CT214 family putative inclusion membrane protein, translating to MVVVFSIIVVLTILGIVLVGSNVLTSSIALICFSSAITAVCLIGLVLVFILNAEQRIFPKIALPNEMEFSDDEQTFLQTLLNLTVPEEVQETEIQTLSVGTPERVFITGTLYRNNPSYRDNISERVENLHVSFMNFAMTFTNAIMHCGRESGNLIKGIVREINDLFIPSLRSRNQETSLCYCLQMWSELLKQHSFVDFIVLILEKPEINNFLLKKFIDVAESWNTNHGNTTYISRALQTFNLWLYGLYVGEPCIEILEGYNSQLLTSQDRAYLEEGNFIQLIFSRAEPELRVRFADFLNTSVHALAARKCHTIQNSMNSDEYTQNDPSLRELIDNLNLRMTFCLNLPICSSWKFRFALARNLKGIYDLNQFIMENYYSLLANPFLLIELLHSHSKYQSFIQGLLTKAMPIGYWKSLIEPIIAGLFSVGIANERELSVMANHLGLTFNDLISVISSNRFLEVLFPHLFTE from the coding sequence ATGGTTGTCGTTTTCTCTATTATTGTTGTCCTTACTATTCTAGGTATTGTACTTGTTGGCTCTAATGTTCTTACCTCTTCAATAGCTCTTATCTGTTTTTCTAGTGCGATTACAGCAGTATGTTTGATAGGTTTGGTTCTTGTTTTTATTTTAAATGCGGAGCAGAGGATCTTTCCCAAGATTGCTCTTCCTAACGAAATGGAATTTTCTGACGATGAACAAACTTTTTTACAAACATTATTGAACTTAACCGTTCCAGAGGAAGTACAAGAAACAGAGATCCAAACATTATCAGTAGGCACTCCTGAACGGGTATTTATTACTGGAACATTGTATCGCAACAATCCTTCTTATAGAGACAACATTTCTGAGCGAGTAGAAAATCTGCACGTTTCTTTTATGAATTTTGCCATGACCTTTACTAACGCTATTATGCATTGTGGAAGGGAATCAGGAAACTTAATAAAGGGCATCGTTAGGGAAATCAATGATCTGTTTATTCCCTCATTACGTTCTCGGAATCAAGAGACTTCCTTGTGTTATTGTTTGCAAATGTGGAGCGAACTTTTAAAGCAGCATTCTTTTGTAGATTTTATTGTCCTTATTCTTGAGAAACCAGAGATCAATAATTTCCTCCTTAAGAAGTTTATAGATGTTGCTGAATCTTGGAATACCAATCACGGTAATACTACTTATATTTCTAGAGCTTTACAAACGTTCAATCTTTGGCTTTACGGTTTATATGTGGGGGAGCCCTGCATAGAAATTCTTGAAGGTTATAACTCTCAACTTCTTACTTCGCAGGACCGTGCTTATTTAGAAGAGGGAAATTTCATTCAGCTCATTTTCTCTAGAGCCGAACCAGAATTACGTGTTCGATTTGCGGATTTTTTAAACACATCCGTACATGCTCTAGCTGCTAGAAAATGTCATACTATACAAAATAGTATGAACTCTGATGAGTATACACAAAATGATCCTTCATTACGTGAACTGATAGATAACCTTAATTTAAGAATGACATTTTGTTTGAATTTACCTATATGTTCTTCTTGGAAATTTAGATTTGCTTTGGCGAGGAATCTAAAGGGTATATACGATTTAAATCAGTTTATTATGGAAAATTATTACAGTTTACTAGCGAATCCCTTTTTGCTTATAGAACTGCTCCATAGCCATTCTAAATATCAAAGTTTCATCCAAGGATTACTGACTAAGGCAATGCCTATAGGTTATTGGAAATCTTTAATAGAGCCTATAATTGCAGGTTTGTTTTCTGTAGGAATAGCGAATGAACGAGAACTCAGTGTTATGGCGAATCACCTAGGCTTGACTTTTAACGATTTGATCTCTGTGATTTCTTCAAATCGTTTTTTAGAAGTTTTATTCCCACATTTATTTACTGAGTAG
- a CDS encoding amino acid permease, with protein MHTHSKPSKPLGTFTVGMLSLAVVISLRNLPLTAKHGLSTLFFYALAVCCFMIPYALISAELASFKPQGIYIWTRDALGKWWGFFSIWMQWFHNMTWYPAMLAFIASTLVYKINPDLAHNKIYLATVILAGFWGLTFFNFFGISTSALFSSICVIIGTLIPGAILVTLAIFWILSGNPIAISLSWGDLIPDIHGMSSFVLLAGMLLALCGLEANANLASDMINPRKNYPKAVFIGAICTLAILVLGSLSIAIVIPKEEISLVSGLVKAFSLFFDKYNLSWMTSIVVVMTIAGSLGELNAWMFAGTKGLFVSTQNDCLPRMFKKVNSKNVPTNLMLFQAIVVTVFTLIFLCLDSADLAYWILSALSIQMYLAMYICLFISGPILRIKEPKAQRLYSVPGKFFGICLLSFLGILSCVFALWISFLPPQEVTQLSGAYKIGYSAFLLLAFSINCMIPFGIYYAHKKFIK; from the coding sequence ATGCACACCCATTCAAAACCCTCAAAACCTCTAGGAACTTTTACTGTTGGAATGTTATCTCTAGCAGTAGTAATCAGTTTAAGGAACCTACCTCTAACAGCAAAACACGGCTTATCCACTCTTTTCTTCTATGCATTAGCCGTATGTTGTTTTATGATCCCTTATGCACTTATCTCTGCAGAATTAGCATCATTTAAACCTCAAGGAATTTATATTTGGACTCGTGATGCCTTAGGAAAATGGTGGGGATTCTTCTCAATATGGATGCAATGGTTCCATAATATGACTTGGTACCCAGCGATGCTTGCATTTATTGCAAGTACCCTGGTGTATAAAATTAATCCAGATCTAGCTCACAATAAAATCTATCTGGCTACTGTTATCCTCGCTGGATTTTGGGGTTTAACCTTCTTTAATTTCTTCGGAATTAGTACATCAGCGTTGTTCAGTTCAATCTGTGTTATCATAGGAACTTTGATCCCAGGTGCCATTTTAGTCACTTTGGCTATTTTCTGGATTCTATCTGGTAATCCTATAGCCATTTCCCTTTCATGGGGGGATCTAATTCCTGATATTCACGGTATGTCTTCTTTTGTATTGTTAGCAGGGATGCTGTTAGCCCTATGCGGATTAGAAGCTAATGCTAACCTTGCCTCTGATATGATCAACCCTAGAAAGAATTACCCGAAAGCCGTGTTTATTGGAGCAATTTGTACATTAGCTATCTTGGTTTTAGGATCTCTTTCTATAGCCATTGTTATTCCAAAAGAAGAAATCAGTTTGGTTTCGGGGCTTGTTAAAGCATTTTCTTTATTCTTTGATAAATACAATCTTTCTTGGATGACAAGCATTGTTGTAGTTATGACCATCGCAGGATCTTTGGGAGAACTTAACGCATGGATGTTCGCAGGAACTAAAGGCTTATTCGTCTCCACACAAAATGACTGCCTTCCTAGAATGTTTAAAAAAGTAAACTCAAAGAATGTCCCTACAAACCTTATGTTATTTCAAGCTATTGTAGTCACTGTGTTTACTTTGATATTCCTGTGTCTAGACTCAGCAGATTTAGCGTACTGGATCCTTAGTGCTTTAAGTATACAAATGTATTTAGCAATGTACATTTGCCTATTTATTTCAGGTCCTATCTTACGTATTAAAGAGCCAAAAGCTCAGCGGCTCTATTCAGTTCCTGGGAAATTTTTTGGTATCTGCCTACTTTCATTCTTAGGAATACTTTCTTGTGTATTTGCTTTATGGATTAGCTTCTTACCTCCTCAAGAAGTCACACAATTATCTGGGGCTTATAAAATAGGATACTCCGCCTTTTTATTATTAGCCTTCTCAATAAATTGTATGATACCTTTTGGCATCTACTACGCTCATAAAAAATTCATTAAATAA
- a CDS encoding class I fructose-bisphosphate aldolase produces the protein MSKIYDLLGDDAEDLLKHKCKHILKENLTLPSPDFVDKVFSYSDRNNLVLRSLQSMFSHGRLGNTGYLSILPVDQGVEHTAGASFSPNPIYFDPENIIRLAIEGGCSAVASSYGVLSLLSRKYAHKIPFMLKLNHNELLSYPTTYHQIFFSQVENAYNMGAVAVGATVYFGSETSSEEIIAVSRAFARARELGLATVLWCYLRNPHFITNGVDYHTAADLTGQADHLGATLGADIVKQKLPTCQGGFKAIKFSKTDDRVYSELSSDHPIDLCRYQVLNSYCGKVGLINSGGPSGKDDFVEAAKTAVINKRAGGMGLILGRKAFQRPMAEGIQLLNLIQDIYLDPSITIA, from the coding sequence ATGTCGAAGATATATGATTTGCTAGGCGATGACGCAGAAGATTTGTTAAAACACAAATGCAAACATATCCTCAAAGAAAATCTTACACTTCCCTCACCAGATTTTGTCGATAAAGTTTTTTCTTATTCTGATAGAAACAACCTTGTATTAAGATCTTTACAGTCAATGTTTTCCCACGGAAGGTTGGGTAATACAGGGTATCTCTCAATTCTTCCCGTAGACCAGGGAGTAGAACATACAGCGGGGGCATCTTTTTCTCCCAACCCCATCTATTTTGATCCCGAAAACATTATTCGCTTAGCGATTGAAGGAGGATGTTCTGCTGTGGCCTCTTCTTATGGAGTTTTAAGCTTACTCTCAAGAAAATACGCTCATAAAATTCCTTTTATGTTGAAGCTCAATCATAACGAGCTATTATCCTACCCAACAACCTACCACCAGATTTTCTTCAGCCAGGTAGAAAATGCGTACAATATGGGGGCTGTTGCAGTTGGAGCCACCGTGTATTTTGGTTCTGAGACATCTTCAGAAGAGATCATTGCAGTTTCTCGCGCTTTTGCACGAGCTAGAGAACTAGGATTGGCCACAGTATTGTGGTGTTATCTACGAAATCCCCACTTTATCACTAATGGTGTCGACTATCATACAGCTGCTGATTTGACCGGTCAGGCCGATCATTTAGGAGCAACTTTAGGTGCTGATATCGTAAAACAAAAACTACCTACATGCCAAGGTGGTTTTAAAGCTATTAAATTTAGTAAGACCGATGATAGAGTATATTCCGAACTCTCTTCAGATCATCCAATTGACCTGTGTCGTTATCAAGTGCTGAATAGCTACTGTGGTAAGGTAGGACTTATTAATTCTGGAGGTCCCTCCGGGAAGGATGACTTTGTAGAGGCAGCAAAAACTGCTGTAATTAACAAACGAGCTGGAGGTATGGGGCTCATTTTGGGAAGAAAGGCTTTCCAAAGACCTATGGCCGAAGGCATACAATTACTAAACTTAATTCAAGATATTTACTTAGACCCGAGTATTACAATAGCGTAA
- a CDS encoding CT214 family putative inclusion membrane protein has product MSQPSINPHLRTNTTTNEPIHDVSSELVSVVSSDKDTACKIRQSQIIGLISSVVAAILLLTILILQLIPGAPIAFTVILGLVLLGTTAVSLTSLAIYFLKIRKIFSELSEASKELRTTFCNFSLDFLQSVEPQRITQLPRYGLRSQQPASGLVSNRVSTTSSSNAIHETSSTSTPTPSPSLSEPLPVPTQTEDSVFEDLATEDQPEEGIPASTVGEEQEVSPERVPASVDEEQPSTSDATAPDLERMNVDALFQSNLMRLLDIAQAGGQHPSIEEHSKYRREHSKATKSFSVFCRGIKQIWEKVKRGEIPVSVGDLLTMSTIPFFGADNHSILSITCNAKAAFSSDLWGAFWLHDTLINVQHADNLFALIRLIKTLNQPSAYTASLVSLNVLLSGWCLCNQSLAANIVGSVEKLSLPQEDKMLVLEMLNSGNIIGALVFVHGRNNPDIQSIMQIHDVNAHGRAMPASQAAVNIPFEGIDPYNLRAITVMGDLAERDPAEQDTTLIRESQRIFERLGDHLPSGVSGLAYSLGTGPDPQLSSSFSETVEFLRQHPPTSTSKIFCILQAIRSAPKLQTRLKDYLPYAGKAAIASAVSTLILGGHSLGLFTYKQIGSLCSALGISERELLRLIESRKIAGAILPQLLS; this is encoded by the coding sequence ATGTCACAACCTTCAATTAATCCTCATCTTCGAACTAACACTACTACGAATGAACCTATTCATGATGTCTCTTCTGAACTAGTTTCTGTTGTTTCTAGTGATAAGGATACTGCATGTAAAATAAGACAGTCCCAAATTATTGGTTTAATTTCTTCTGTAGTTGCAGCTATCTTGTTATTAACTATTCTTATTCTTCAACTAATTCCTGGGGCTCCTATTGCCTTTACTGTAATATTGGGGTTGGTTCTTTTGGGTACAACAGCAGTATCCTTGACATCTTTAGCTATTTATTTCCTTAAAATTAGAAAAATCTTTTCTGAGCTTTCTGAAGCTTCTAAAGAGTTAAGAACTACCTTCTGTAATTTCTCTTTAGACTTTTTACAAAGTGTAGAGCCGCAAAGGATCACACAACTTCCGAGATATGGATTAAGATCACAACAACCAGCTTCTGGACTAGTTTCTAATCGAGTATCCACAACTTCTAGCTCGAATGCGATTCATGAAACATCATCAACTTCTACTCCCACACCCTCTCCGTCTCTTTCAGAACCTTTACCTGTCCCGACACAAACTGAGGATTCCGTTTTTGAGGATCTTGCAACTGAAGATCAGCCTGAAGAAGGAATTCCTGCATCAACAGTAGGTGAAGAACAGGAGGTTTCTCCCGAAAGAGTTCCAGCTTCAGTTGATGAGGAACAACCATCGACTTCTGATGCTACCGCTCCTGATTTGGAGAGAATGAACGTAGATGCTTTATTTCAATCCAACCTTATGCGCCTCCTGGACATTGCGCAAGCGGGTGGGCAACATCCTTCTATAGAAGAACACTCTAAGTATAGAAGAGAACATAGTAAAGCTACTAAATCCTTTTCTGTTTTTTGTAGAGGCATAAAGCAAATCTGGGAGAAGGTAAAGCGGGGAGAAATTCCCGTGAGCGTTGGAGACTTGCTCACCATGTCTACAATACCATTTTTTGGTGCGGATAATCACTCTATTTTGTCCATTACTTGTAATGCTAAAGCAGCATTCTCCAGTGATCTTTGGGGAGCTTTCTGGTTACACGATACCCTCATAAATGTACAGCATGCAGACAACCTCTTTGCTCTTATTCGGTTAATCAAAACATTAAACCAACCATCAGCTTATACAGCATCCTTGGTAAGTTTGAACGTGTTGCTCTCAGGATGGTGTCTCTGCAACCAGAGTCTCGCTGCGAATATTGTGGGGTCAGTAGAAAAACTCTCTCTACCTCAAGAAGATAAGATGTTAGTTTTAGAAATGTTGAATTCTGGAAATATTATTGGGGCTTTAGTGTTTGTACACGGGAGAAACAATCCAGACATCCAATCGATTATGCAGATCCATGATGTAAATGCGCATGGCAGGGCTATGCCTGCTTCACAGGCTGCTGTTAATATACCATTTGAAGGTATCGACCCTTATAATTTGCGTGCAATCACAGTGATGGGAGATCTAGCTGAAAGAGACCCAGCCGAACAAGATACTACACTTATAAGAGAGTCTCAAAGAATTTTTGAGAGATTAGGTGATCACTTGCCATCAGGTGTTTCAGGATTAGCTTATAGTTTAGGCACTGGCCCTGATCCTCAACTAAGTTCATCATTTTCAGAGACAGTAGAGTTCTTGCGTCAGCATCCGCCTACATCAACATCTAAAATTTTCTGTATTTTACAAGCTATTCGTAGTGCACCGAAATTACAAACTCGTCTGAAAGATTATCTTCCCTATGCTGGTAAGGCTGCTATAGCTTCTGCAGTTTCTACGTTAATTTTAGGAGGACATTCCCTAGGGTTGTTTACCTATAAACAAATAGGTAGTTTATGCTCGGCTTTAGGGATTTCTGAACGCGAATTGCTGCGCCTCATTGAATCTAGAAAAATAGCGGGGGCTATTCTTCCTCAACTTTTATCATAA
- a CDS encoding methionine ABC transporter ATP-binding protein produces the protein MFNQNSPIISVKELNKEIANHRILNCISFSVYPGEIFGIIGHSGSGKSTLLRCLDFLVEPTSGSISIAGFHTSNPIEKISRTAFAKRVAYVSQSCGLFLAKTVFENIAYPLKVRCPEMTKSLIEEKVDDALHFFNLYERKHAYPSRLSGGQKQKVAIATAIVSDPMVLLCDEITSALDPRSTEDVVDKLLQLNEERGITQVFVSHEIEIVKKLCSQTLVMHQGSIEELGPTEKLFLNPQSTITEELFHMHSIAKGIYEYGENEEILRLGFPKGLAVQGMISQLIQSGGISMNILSGDINLFRKTPLGFLIVALSGEKEQRDWAKSSLREKGVIVKQVQKSR, from the coding sequence GTGTTTAATCAAAACTCTCCCATCATTTCTGTAAAAGAATTAAACAAGGAAATAGCGAACCATCGTATTCTAAACTGTATCTCTTTCTCTGTGTATCCTGGTGAAATTTTTGGCATTATTGGTCATAGTGGCTCTGGGAAAAGCACTTTGTTACGCTGTCTTGATTTTCTTGTGGAGCCAACTTCTGGATCCATCTCGATAGCTGGTTTCCATACTTCTAACCCAATAGAAAAAATTTCTCGCACAGCCTTTGCTAAGCGGGTTGCCTATGTTTCTCAAAGCTGCGGCTTGTTTTTAGCAAAAACAGTGTTTGAAAATATTGCATACCCCCTGAAGGTTCGTTGCCCAGAGATGACAAAATCTCTCATCGAAGAGAAGGTTGATGATGCTTTGCATTTTTTTAATCTTTACGAGAGAAAACATGCATATCCAAGTAGATTAAGTGGGGGACAGAAACAAAAAGTCGCGATTGCCACAGCTATTGTCTCTGACCCTATGGTTTTGCTTTGTGATGAAATCACTTCCGCTTTGGATCCTAGATCAACCGAGGATGTTGTGGATAAATTGTTGCAGTTGAATGAAGAAAGGGGGATCACCCAAGTATTCGTATCTCATGAAATCGAAATCGTGAAAAAACTTTGTTCCCAGACTTTGGTTATGCATCAGGGAAGCATAGAAGAATTAGGTCCTACGGAAAAACTTTTCTTAAATCCTCAGAGCACGATTACAGAAGAACTTTTCCATATGCATTCCATCGCAAAGGGAATTTATGAATATGGTGAGAATGAAGAAATTTTAAGATTAGGCTTTCCGAAAGGGTTGGCAGTTCAAGGAATGATCAGTCAACTCATCCAGAGTGGAGGGATCTCTATGAATATTCTCTCTGGTGATATCAATCTCTTTCGTAAAACTCCTTTGGGTTTCCTTATTGTTGCTTTATCTGGAGAAAAAGAACAAAGAGATTGGGCAAAAAGTTCTCTTAGAGAGAAAGGGGTTATAGTAAAGCAAGTCCAGAAGTCAAGATAG
- a CDS encoding ABC transporter permease subunit: MQIDMIYMLVKETGSTLYMVCASFFFSSILGGLLGLGLFITASYGLKPMKGFHSVVSIILSFLTAIPFAILIVILFPLTRWIVGTSLGATASIVPLTFGALPLVASFVSEALRTGALTCVEPAIALGIPKIKILKDILFPEILPQLIFSLKNLVVHLIACSTFAGFVGGGGLGQILLQYGYYRFDFSITLSVLIITLFFIEGIRILGDTLGRRILKHRGIL, from the coding sequence ATGCAAATAGACATGATTTATATGTTAGTTAAGGAAACAGGCAGTACTTTATATATGGTATGCGCTTCTTTCTTTTTCTCTTCAATATTAGGTGGGCTTTTAGGGTTAGGATTATTCATAACGGCTTCCTATGGATTAAAGCCGATGAAGGGTTTTCATTCCGTTGTTTCTATTATTTTAAGTTTTCTTACGGCCATCCCTTTTGCTATTTTAATCGTTATTTTATTCCCTTTAACACGTTGGATAGTAGGGACTTCTTTGGGGGCTACAGCATCAATAGTTCCTCTGACTTTTGGCGCTCTACCTTTAGTTGCCTCTTTCGTTTCCGAAGCATTGCGTACCGGGGCGTTAACTTGTGTTGAGCCTGCTATTGCTCTAGGAATACCTAAAATAAAAATACTAAAAGATATACTTTTTCCAGAAATTCTCCCCCAGCTCATTTTTTCTTTAAAAAACCTCGTTGTCCATTTGATTGCTTGCTCTACTTTTGCAGGATTTGTTGGAGGAGGAGGATTGGGACAGATTTTATTGCAGTATGGTTATTATCGTTTTGATTTTTCAATTACTCTATCTGTCTTGATTATCACCTTATTTTTCATTGAAGGTATTCGAATTTTGGGAGACACTTTAGGTCGGCGTATACTAAAACATCGAGGGATTTTATGA
- a CDS encoding MetQ/NlpA family ABC transporter substrate-binding protein, with the protein MKKIKILSLLALAISLTGCHNNSEGVLRIAASPTPHAELLYSLEKEAQSLGLQFKILPIDDYRVPNRLLLDKQIDANYFQHEDFLKDECARYHCEGKLVVLAKVHLEPLGLYSSKTQSLEELKVKEQLRIAVPIDRTNEQRALDLLKDCNLISYKEASHLDITAKDVFGCGGKKVTILEIAAPLLVSSLPDVDAAVIPGNFAIAGGIYPYKNSLYLEDVHTSKYTNVVVIRAEDMEDSRMQKLQQLLQSRSVKDFFDAKYQGIFLLQ; encoded by the coding sequence ATGAAAAAAATCAAAATACTCTCGCTACTTGCTTTAGCCATCTCTTTAACAGGTTGTCACAATAATTCAGAAGGAGTTCTACGAATTGCTGCAAGTCCTACACCACATGCTGAGCTGCTTTATAGTTTAGAAAAAGAGGCGCAATCCCTTGGACTGCAATTTAAAATCCTTCCCATAGATGATTATCGTGTACCTAACCGTTTGCTTTTAGATAAGCAAATAGATGCAAATTATTTTCAACATGAAGACTTCTTAAAGGATGAGTGTGCTCGGTACCATTGCGAAGGAAAACTTGTTGTTTTGGCTAAAGTACATTTAGAACCGCTGGGTTTATATTCTAGTAAAACCCAGTCTCTCGAAGAGCTTAAAGTCAAGGAACAGTTGCGTATAGCAGTTCCTATAGATAGAACAAACGAACAACGCGCTCTAGACTTATTGAAAGACTGCAATTTGATTAGTTACAAAGAAGCTTCTCATCTAGATATCACTGCAAAAGATGTCTTTGGTTGTGGAGGGAAAAAGGTAACTATTCTAGAGATTGCCGCACCTTTATTGGTATCTTCTTTACCAGATGTTGATGCTGCAGTTATTCCTGGAAACTTCGCCATTGCGGGGGGAATCTATCCATATAAAAATAGTCTATACCTAGAGGATGTCCATACTTCCAAGTACACCAACGTTGTTGTAATACGTGCTGAAGATATGGAAGACTCAAGAATGCAAAAACTACAACAGCTATTGCAAAGTCGTTCTGTGAAGGATTTCTTCGATGCGAAATATCAAGGGATCTTTTTACTTCAGTAA
- a CDS encoding DciA family protein, producing the protein MFPFLKNRESLRAKNSKKTASTIKHAKHYLNGYLKKIEHIVAANPKEVIEAWNEMLGTKYNGMFQALGFKDHILLVKIYNSSLYASLKQMHQSSLIARLHQVVPHAKIKEIQFLLG; encoded by the coding sequence ATGTTTCCTTTCCTTAAGAATCGAGAGTCACTCAGAGCAAAAAACTCTAAAAAAACAGCCTCTACAATTAAGCATGCAAAGCATTACTTGAACGGATATCTGAAGAAAATAGAGCATATTGTTGCTGCTAATCCTAAAGAAGTAATAGAAGCATGGAATGAAATGTTGGGAACCAAGTATAATGGGATGTTCCAAGCTTTAGGATTTAAGGATCATATTCTATTAGTAAAGATTTATAATTCTTCCTTATACGCTTCGCTAAAGCAAATGCATCAAAGTAGTTTAATTGCTCGTTTGCATCAAGTAGTTCCTCACGCTAAGATCAAGGAAATACAGTTTTTGTTAGGATAA